The following proteins come from a genomic window of Micromonospora echinofusca:
- a CDS encoding ABC-F family ATP-binding cassette domain-containing protein, protein MLKVVSVSKHYDTEPLFTDVELVLNAGDRVGLVGPNGVGKSTLLRVLIGEEPPSGGHVALAPGLRVGYFAQQVPDPDATVGQFLVAGLGELHPLAARLRELERRMADGDDTVLAAYGDAQERWATLDGWRAQARLTEVRQRLDIDHLHDDTPLRRISGGEQARLTLARVLLHAPDLLVLDEPTNHLDADGIGWLGDWLAAFPGAVLLVSHDRALLDRTVTRIVELDGIHETPQTYTGGYTDYRAEKTRRWQRLLLDYEAQQKDHRRWLADIDRTKQQARGVEESVRSGLGADQQRRYAKKVAKKAKARERRLRRQMDSIRWLAEPRTRPPLTLAFPQESTGGREVLRSRGLTLRVADRVLLDRVDVSVRAGERILLTGANGTGKTSLLRVLAGEDHPAGGEVVAAGPVAVLPQTHDALRTDVSVRDFFRSRVPVYVDDAERLLDAHLFGPEQWDAPLRVLSAGELRRLLLAVLVNSPAEVLLLDEPTNYLDFDALDVVEEALRQYRGTLVMVSHDAWFAEAVGVDRRWRLTDRRLVEQPAVATIA, encoded by the coding sequence ATGTTGAAGGTCGTGTCCGTCAGCAAGCACTACGACACCGAGCCGCTGTTCACCGACGTCGAGCTGGTCCTCAACGCCGGCGACCGGGTCGGTCTCGTGGGCCCGAACGGGGTGGGCAAGTCCACCCTGTTGCGGGTGCTCATCGGCGAGGAGCCGCCGTCCGGCGGGCACGTGGCCCTGGCCCCCGGCCTACGGGTCGGCTACTTCGCCCAGCAGGTGCCGGACCCGGACGCCACCGTCGGGCAGTTCCTCGTCGCCGGTCTCGGCGAGCTGCATCCGCTGGCCGCGCGGCTGCGTGAGCTGGAACGGCGGATGGCCGACGGCGACGACACGGTGCTCGCCGCGTACGGCGACGCGCAGGAGCGGTGGGCGACGCTCGACGGCTGGCGGGCGCAGGCCCGGCTGACGGAGGTCCGCCAGCGACTCGACATCGACCACCTGCACGACGACACCCCGCTGCGCCGCATCAGCGGGGGCGAGCAGGCCCGGCTCACCCTCGCCCGGGTGCTGCTGCACGCCCCGGACCTGCTGGTGCTCGACGAGCCGACCAACCACCTCGACGCCGACGGCATCGGCTGGCTCGGCGACTGGCTGGCGGCCTTTCCCGGCGCGGTGCTGCTCGTCAGCCACGACCGGGCGTTGCTGGACCGTACGGTGACCCGGATCGTCGAGCTGGACGGCATCCACGAGACGCCGCAGACCTACACCGGCGGCTACACCGACTACCGGGCGGAGAAGACCCGCCGCTGGCAGCGGCTACTGCTGGACTACGAGGCCCAGCAGAAGGACCACCGGCGCTGGCTGGCCGACATCGACCGCACCAAGCAACAGGCCCGCGGGGTCGAGGAGTCCGTGCGCAGCGGCCTCGGCGCCGACCAGCAGCGCCGCTATGCCAAGAAGGTGGCGAAGAAGGCCAAGGCCCGCGAGCGGCGGCTGCGCCGGCAGATGGACTCGATCCGCTGGCTCGCCGAGCCCCGCACCCGCCCGCCGCTGACGCTGGCGTTTCCGCAGGAGTCCACCGGCGGGCGCGAGGTGCTGCGCTCGCGGGGCCTGACGCTGCGCGTGGCCGACCGGGTGCTGCTCGACCGCGTCGATGTGAGCGTCCGCGCGGGCGAGCGGATCCTGCTCACCGGCGCGAACGGCACCGGAAAGACCAGCCTGCTGCGGGTCCTCGCGGGCGAGGACCACCCCGCCGGGGGCGAGGTCGTCGCCGCCGGACCGGTCGCCGTGCTGCCGCAGACCCACGACGCGCTGCGTACCGACGTCAGCGTGCGTGACTTCTTCCGCTCCCGGGTGCCGGTGTACGTCGACGACGCCGAACGGCTGCTCGACGCCCACCTGTTCGGCCCGGAGCAGTGGGACGCGCCGCTGCGGGTGCTCTCCGCCGGTGAGCTGCGTCGACTGCTGCTCGCGGTGCTGGTGAACAGCCCGGCCGAGGTGCTGCTGCTCGACGAGCCGACGAACTACCTCGACTTCGACGCCCTCGACGTG
- a CDS encoding Hsp20/alpha crystallin family protein yields the protein MLMRTDPFREIDRITEQFFGTAARPAVMPLDAYRDGDWFYAAFDLPGVDPDSIDCTVERNVLTVRAERRRPAGENVELVAAERPMGTFTRRLFLGDTLDTDKLEAGYDNGVLTLRIPVAERAKPRRVTVTATANGNGRKEINA from the coding sequence ATGCTGATGCGTACCGACCCGTTCCGTGAGATCGACCGGATCACCGAGCAGTTCTTCGGCACCGCCGCGCGCCCCGCGGTCATGCCCCTGGACGCCTACCGCGACGGCGACTGGTTCTACGCGGCGTTCGACCTGCCCGGCGTCGACCCGGACAGCATCGACTGCACCGTCGAGCGCAACGTGCTGACCGTACGCGCCGAGCGTCGCCGGCCGGCCGGCGAGAACGTCGAGCTCGTCGCCGCCGAACGCCCGATGGGCACCTTCACCCGGCGGCTGTTCCTCGGCGACACCCTCGACACCGACAAGCTGGAGGCCGGCTACGACAACGGTGTGCTGACCCTGCGGATCCCCGTCGCGGAGCGGGCGAAGCCCCGCCGGGTGACCGTGACGGCCACCGCCAACGGCAACGGCCGCAAGGAGATCAACGCCTGA
- a CDS encoding GNAT family N-acetyltransferase, producing MPTRPDRPEARALLEAYFEEMVRRYHGRPARPGEVAAAMAEDPSDDLAAPTGILLVAYRDGAPAGCAGLRFRPGWAELTRVYVRPAHRGHGGGAALLAAVASLARAAGADRIRLDTRGDLVEARALYARHGYREIPAYNDGVYAEHWFEKLLS from the coding sequence GTGCCGACGCGTCCCGACCGACCCGAGGCCAGGGCCCTGCTCGAGGCGTACTTCGAGGAGATGGTCCGCCGCTACCACGGCCGTCCGGCCAGGCCGGGCGAGGTCGCGGCGGCGATGGCCGAGGACCCGAGCGACGACCTGGCCGCACCGACGGGGATCCTGCTCGTCGCGTACCGCGACGGCGCTCCCGCCGGCTGCGCCGGGCTGCGGTTCCGGCCGGGCTGGGCGGAGCTGACCCGGGTGTACGTGCGGCCCGCGCACCGCGGTCACGGGGGCGGGGCGGCACTGCTCGCCGCCGTGGCGTCGCTGGCCCGGGCCGCCGGGGCCGACCGGATCCGCCTGGACACCCGGGGCGACCTGGTGGAGGCCCGCGCCCTGTACGCCCGACACGGTTACCGGGAGATCCCGGCGTACAACGACGGCGTCTACGCCGAGCACTGGTTCGAGAAGCTGCTGAGTTGA
- a CDS encoding DUF2087 domain-containing protein: MTAQALAGALADDVRRRVFAAIVLGGVDAPAVVDRTGLPARQVLTAIRRLVDAGLVTGGDGDLRVDADRLREAARTPSAPRPADDPTDRMLRTFVRGDTLTGLPAQRGRRRVVLAHLARSFEPGVRYPEREVDEVLRRWCEGGGSDHVTLRRYLIDEQLLARERGVYWRIGG, translated from the coding sequence ATGACAGCGCAGGCTCTGGCGGGAGCACTCGCCGACGACGTACGGCGACGGGTGTTCGCGGCGATCGTGTTGGGCGGCGTCGACGCCCCGGCGGTGGTCGACCGGACGGGTCTGCCGGCGCGGCAGGTGCTCACCGCGATCCGTCGGCTCGTCGACGCGGGCCTGGTGACCGGCGGCGACGGCGACCTGCGGGTGGACGCCGACCGGCTGCGGGAGGCGGCCCGTACGCCGTCGGCGCCCCGACCGGCCGACGATCCCACGGACCGGATGCTGCGCACCTTCGTGCGCGGCGACACGCTGACCGGTCTGCCGGCGCAGCGCGGCCGGCGGCGGGTGGTGCTGGCGCACCTGGCGAGGTCCTTCGAGCCCGGGGTGCGCTACCCGGAGCGCGAGGTGGACGAGGTGCTGCGGCGCTGGTGCGAGGGCGGCGGCTCCGACCACGTGACGCTGCGCCGGTACCTGATCGACGAGCAGTTGCTGGCCCGGGAGCGGGGCGTCTACTGGCGCATCGGCGGTTGA
- a CDS encoding response regulator — MSGRIRLLLADDHPVVRAGLRAVLATEPDFEVVAEAATAERAVALAEGERVDVVLMDLRFGAGMDGAEATAAITARPGGPVVLVLTTYDTDADILAAVEAGAIGYLLKDAPPEELAAAVRAAAAGRSALAPAVARRLMGRVRAPGTALSRRETEVLQLVADGLSNQQISRRLHLSQATVKTHLVHVYGKLGVDSRTAAVAVARARGLIRR, encoded by the coding sequence GTGAGCGGTCGGATCCGCCTGTTGCTGGCCGACGACCATCCGGTCGTGCGTGCCGGGCTGCGCGCCGTCCTGGCCACCGAGCCGGACTTCGAGGTGGTCGCCGAGGCCGCGACCGCGGAGCGGGCCGTCGCGCTCGCCGAGGGGGAGCGGGTCGACGTGGTGCTCATGGATCTGCGCTTCGGCGCGGGGATGGACGGCGCCGAGGCGACCGCCGCCATCACCGCCCGCCCCGGCGGCCCTGTCGTGCTGGTGCTGACCACCTACGACACCGATGCCGACATCCTCGCCGCCGTGGAGGCCGGTGCGATCGGTTACCTGCTCAAGGACGCCCCGCCCGAGGAACTCGCCGCGGCCGTGCGCGCCGCCGCCGCCGGCCGTTCCGCCCTCGCCCCTGCCGTCGCCCGTCGCCTGATGGGTCGGGTGCGTGCCCCCGGCACCGCGTTGAGCCGCCGCGAGACGGAGGTGCTGCAACTCGTCGCCGACGGCCTGTCCAACCAGCAGATCAGCCGGCGGCTGCACCTGAGCCAGGCCACGGTCAAGACGCACCTGGTGCACGTCTACGGCAAGCTGGGCGTCGACTCGCGTACCGCCGCCGTCGCCGTCGCCCGGGCCCGTGGGCTGATCCGTCGGTGA
- a CDS encoding sensor histidine kinase — protein sequence MNPESLARPLRVLRVCLHLLVGLLLAVAAVRAVTGPGPRRAAVLAAAVALAVVYAVGAALPLVRRSRPAALAWLAVLTGGWLVLLALTPDGVWFAFPLFLLHLHLLPVRWGIVAVAATTVAAVAGVAGHQGALTPGAVIGPAIGAAVSVGTVLGYQALYRESERRRRLIEQLRATRTELAAAEHAAGVLAERERLAREIHDTLAQGLSSIQLLLRAAQRGFPDRLDVAAGHVEQARRTAQDNLVEARRFVRALAPPGLDGASLPAALRRLCDATAAASGLAVRLRVDGTPVRLPTGHEVALLRIAQSALANTVRHAGARRADVTLRYGGSDVVLDVVDDGCGFDVGAAVYRPGGDGGFGLAAMRARAEELGGSLVVESAPGCGARLAVGLARAGTEAAGS from the coding sequence GTGAACCCGGAATCGCTCGCTCGGCCGCTGCGGGTGCTGCGCGTCTGCCTGCACCTGCTGGTCGGGCTCCTTCTCGCGGTGGCCGCCGTGCGGGCCGTCACCGGGCCGGGCCCGCGGCGTGCCGCCGTGCTCGCCGCAGCCGTGGCGCTGGCCGTCGTCTACGCCGTCGGGGCGGCGCTGCCGCTGGTGCGCCGGTCCCGACCTGCCGCGCTGGCCTGGCTGGCGGTGCTGACCGGCGGGTGGCTGGTGCTGCTGGCCCTGACCCCGGACGGGGTGTGGTTCGCGTTCCCGCTGTTCCTGCTGCACCTGCACCTGCTGCCCGTGCGCTGGGGGATCGTGGCGGTGGCGGCGACGACCGTGGCGGCGGTCGCCGGTGTCGCCGGCCACCAGGGGGCGCTCACGCCGGGCGCGGTGATCGGTCCGGCCATCGGCGCCGCGGTGTCGGTGGGCACGGTCCTCGGCTACCAGGCGTTGTACCGGGAGAGCGAGCGCCGGCGGCGGCTGATCGAGCAGCTGAGGGCCACCCGCACCGAGCTGGCCGCCGCCGAGCACGCCGCCGGGGTCCTCGCCGAGCGTGAACGCCTGGCCCGCGAGATCCACGACACCCTCGCCCAGGGGTTGTCGAGCATCCAACTGCTGCTGCGTGCCGCCCAGCGCGGGTTCCCCGACCGGCTCGACGTGGCGGCGGGCCACGTCGAGCAGGCCCGCCGCACGGCGCAGGACAACCTGGTCGAGGCGCGCCGGTTCGTGCGCGCCCTGGCCCCTCCGGGTCTCGACGGCGCTTCGCTGCCGGCGGCGCTGCGGCGACTGTGCGACGCGACCGCCGCCGCGTCCGGGCTGGCCGTACGTCTGCGTGTCGACGGGACGCCGGTGCGTCTGCCGACCGGCCACGAGGTGGCGCTGCTGCGGATCGCGCAGTCCGCGTTGGCCAACACCGTGCGCCATGCCGGGGCGAGGCGCGCCGACGTGACGCTGCGCTACGGCGGGAGCGACGTCGTCCTCGACGTGGTCGACGACGGGTGCGGCTTCGACGTGGGCGCGGCCGTCTACCGGCCGGGCGGCGACGGCGGGTTCGGGCTGGCCGCGATGCGGGCCCGGGCCGAGGAACTGGGCGGCAGTCTGGTCGTGGAGTCGGCGCCCGGGTGCGGTGCCCGGCTGGCCGTCGGCCTCGCGCGTGCGGGCACCGAGGCGGCGGGTTCGTGA
- a CDS encoding ABC transporter permease, translated as MTLLVVLLSGLTAGLGRGSTSAITDLPADHLVFSAPADGQKLSFTESTVSREQWLRWQDVPGVSAAAPLGIATTRVDAGERSAALSVFGVPPGSGLAPATLATGRAVLSRGAADALHARPGQIVSVGAHRLTVAAVTGDASHSHTPVIWTDLRDWQALAPGADGDAATVVALRTTDDADLAAADRQLHTRTVTRTKALSAIGSYTAENGSLQLMRGMLFGISALVVGAFFTVWTIQRAPDVAVLKALGATTGHLLRDALGQALVLLLAGTAAGTALAVALGAAAAGTVPFALTAGSVLFPAAVTIALGAAGAALSIRRITSVDPLIALGSAR; from the coding sequence ATGACGCTGCTGGTGGTCCTGCTGTCCGGGCTGACCGCCGGCCTGGGACGCGGCAGCACCTCGGCGATCACCGACCTGCCCGCCGACCACCTGGTGTTCTCCGCCCCGGCCGACGGGCAGAAGCTCTCGTTCACCGAGTCCACCGTCAGCCGCGAGCAGTGGCTGCGCTGGCAGGACGTGCCGGGGGTGAGCGCCGCCGCGCCACTCGGCATCGCCACCACCCGCGTCGACGCGGGCGAGCGCAGCGCCGCGCTGTCCGTGTTCGGCGTCCCGCCCGGCTCGGGCCTGGCACCCGCCACCCTCGCCACCGGACGAGCCGTGCTGTCGCGCGGCGCGGCCGACGCGCTGCACGCCCGCCCCGGACAGATCGTGTCCGTCGGCGCGCACCGGCTGACCGTCGCCGCGGTAACCGGCGACGCCTCTCACAGCCACACCCCGGTGATCTGGACCGACCTGCGCGACTGGCAGGCCCTGGCGCCCGGCGCCGACGGCGACGCCGCGACGGTCGTCGCGCTGCGCACCACCGACGACGCCGACCTGGCCGCCGCCGACCGACAGCTGCACACCCGTACGGTCACCCGCACGAAGGCGCTGTCCGCGATCGGCTCCTACACCGCCGAGAACGGGTCGCTGCAACTGATGCGCGGGATGCTGTTCGGGATCTCCGCCCTGGTCGTCGGCGCGTTCTTCACCGTGTGGACCATCCAGCGCGCCCCCGACGTCGCCGTACTGAAGGCGCTCGGCGCCACCACCGGCCACCTGCTGCGCGACGCCCTCGGGCAGGCCCTGGTGCTGCTGCTGGCCGGCACCGCCGCCGGCACCGCGCTCGCGGTCGCGCTCGGCGCCGCGGCGGCCGGCACGGTGCCGTTCGCGCTCACCGCCGGATCGGTGCTGTTCCCGGCCGCCGTGACGATCGCGCTCGGCGCGGCCGGCGCCGCCCTGTCCATCCGCCGCATCACCTCCGTCGACCCGCTGATCGCCCTGGGGAGCGCCCGATGA
- a CDS encoding ABC transporter ATP-binding protein gives MSLALADVTLTYPDGDARLTALDRVSLRVPAGTTTAVIGPSGSGKSSLLAVAATLITPDSGTVLVAGTDTAGLGRAGTTALRREKIGIVFQQPNLIASLTAAEQLQVIAHLAGGSRRAGRTRAAELLAAVGLTGQADRRPHQLSGGQRQRVNIARALMNDPAVLLVDEPTSALDHERGAAIVELVTDLTRQRGTATVLVTHDREHLHRVDAVAEMIDGRLRLPTPERRAAFLGDPHPA, from the coding sequence ATGAGCCTCGCACTCGCCGACGTCACGCTGACCTACCCCGACGGCGACGCCCGGCTGACCGCGCTCGACCGGGTCAGCCTGCGCGTGCCGGCGGGCACCACCACCGCCGTCATCGGCCCCTCCGGCTCCGGCAAGTCGAGCCTGCTGGCGGTGGCCGCCACCCTGATCACCCCCGACTCGGGAACGGTGCTCGTCGCCGGCACCGACACCGCGGGGCTCGGCCGCGCGGGCACGACGGCGCTGCGGCGGGAGAAAATCGGAATCGTCTTCCAGCAACCCAACCTCATCGCCTCGCTGACCGCCGCCGAACAGTTGCAGGTGATCGCCCACCTCGCTGGCGGTTCCCGCCGCGCCGGGCGCACCCGCGCCGCGGAGCTGCTGGCGGCGGTGGGGCTCACCGGCCAGGCCGACCGTCGCCCACACCAGCTCTCCGGAGGGCAGCGCCAACGGGTCAACATCGCCCGCGCCCTCATGAACGACCCGGCGGTGCTGCTGGTCGACGAACCCACCAGCGCGCTGGACCACGAGCGCGGCGCGGCGATCGTCGAGCTGGTCACCGACCTCACCCGCCAGCGCGGCACCGCCACCGTCCTGGTCACCCACGACCGGGAGCACCTGCACCGCGTCGACGCGGTCGCCGAGATGATCGACGGCCGGCTACGCCTGCCGACCCCGGAGCGCCGGGCCGCGTTCCTTGGTGACCCGCATCCGGCCTGA
- a CDS encoding MBL fold metallo-hydrolase translates to MTDTSTTTVPVRVFGGPTTLIEYGGLRFLTDPTFDAPGDYPLGPGMVLTKTAPATAGPADLGPVDGVLLSHDQHPDNLDHAGRALLADVALTVTTPSGAGRLGGTARGLAAWESVELDRPGGGTVTVTGVPARHGPEGCEPLTGEVVGFVLTAADLPTVYVSGDNASLDLVRQIAERFGPVDTAVLFAGAVRTPMFDGALLTLDSAQAAEAARILGARRVVPVHVDSWAHFTEGRDDVVDAFTRAGLADRLQLG, encoded by the coding sequence GTGACCGACACCAGCACGACGACCGTCCCCGTCCGCGTCTTCGGCGGCCCGACCACCCTCATCGAGTACGGCGGGCTCAGGTTCCTGACCGACCCGACCTTCGACGCCCCCGGCGACTATCCCCTGGGCCCCGGCATGGTCCTCACCAAGACGGCCCCCGCCACCGCCGGCCCGGCCGATCTCGGACCCGTCGACGGGGTGCTGCTCTCCCACGACCAGCACCCCGACAACCTCGACCACGCCGGTCGTGCCCTGCTGGCCGACGTGGCCCTGACCGTCACGACCCCCAGCGGGGCGGGTCGCCTCGGCGGCACCGCCCGGGGCCTGGCGGCGTGGGAGTCCGTCGAGCTGGACCGCCCCGGCGGTGGGACCGTGACCGTGACGGGCGTGCCCGCCCGGCACGGCCCGGAGGGCTGCGAGCCGCTCACCGGTGAGGTCGTCGGGTTCGTCCTGACCGCCGCCGACCTGCCCACGGTCTACGTCAGCGGCGACAACGCCTCGCTGGATCTGGTCCGGCAGATCGCCGAGCGCTTCGGGCCGGTCGACACCGCCGTGCTGTTCGCCGGGGCCGTGCGTACCCCCATGTTCGACGGCGCGCTGCTCACCCTCGACAGCGCCCAGGCCGCCGAGGCCGCCCGCATCCTGGGCGCGCGGCGGGTCGTGCCCGTGCACGTGGACAGCTGGGCCCACTTCACCGAGGGGCGCGACGACGTGGTCGACGCGTTCACCCGGGCCGGCCTGGCCGACCGTCTTCAGCTCGGCTGA
- a CDS encoding ABATE domain-containing protein, with protein sequence MTESATTEAIGPAALLPAPGAERHVALDFANSAPTLPGGQSLDLLGTPEAAARWLAERHLAPPEAELREVCAQRLRALRDQIRALIASRIDARPAPAGALRAVNDALTTAPAAELLHWDEARGLHRAPAHPVTQIVDHAMAVLAADAADLLSGPHADRLAACGSAPCTRYLLRTHARRHWCSVRCGDRARAARAYARRTRTEAP encoded by the coding sequence GTGACGGAGTCCGCGACCACCGAGGCCATCGGCCCCGCCGCGCTGCTACCGGCGCCGGGCGCGGAGCGGCACGTCGCGCTGGACTTCGCCAACAGCGCCCCGACGCTGCCCGGTGGCCAGTCCCTGGATCTCCTCGGCACCCCCGAAGCCGCCGCGCGGTGGCTGGCCGAACGTCACCTCGCCCCGCCCGAAGCGGAGCTGCGGGAGGTGTGCGCGCAGCGGTTGCGCGCGCTGCGCGATCAGATCCGAGCCCTGATCGCCTCCCGGATCGACGCGCGACCCGCCCCCGCCGGCGCCCTGCGTGCGGTCAACGACGCCCTGACCACCGCTCCCGCCGCCGAGTTGCTGCACTGGGATGAGGCACGCGGCCTGCACCGCGCCCCGGCGCACCCCGTCACGCAGATCGTCGACCACGCCATGGCGGTCCTGGCGGCCGACGCGGCCGACCTGCTCAGCGGCCCCCACGCCGACCGCCTCGCCGCCTGCGGCTCCGCCCCCTGCACCCGCTACCTGCTGCGCACCCACGCCCGCCGGCACTGGTGCTCGGTCCGCTGCGGCGATCGCGCCCGCGCGGCCCGCGCCTACGCCCGCCGCACCCGCACCGAGGCGCCCTGA
- a CDS encoding DUF4158 domain-containing protein, whose amino-acid sequence MPSRFLTDDQIAQFGRFAAAPPGQEALERFFFLDDADRELVVTRRGAHNRLGFASQLVTVRFLGAFLSDPLDVPLVVLDYVAAQVGVGDPSCVKRYTEREKTRLEHQWEIAQVDGFVSFASAQESLVQWLDRRSWTTGDGPKALFFAAVAWLRERKVLLPAVTPLMRLVAEVRQAAETRLFDQLAGAVSAEQARLLESVLQVPEGQRRSQLDLWRRGERSTTGRGMVAALTRVSSIAGLGMRRVDVAVVPTRRVIELARRRRHRSWPGIRTGAGWRRCWRRCGGLR is encoded by the coding sequence GTGCCGAGCAGATTCTTAACTGATGACCAAATCGCGCAGTTCGGCCGGTTCGCGGCTGCGCCGCCTGGTCAGGAGGCGTTGGAGCGGTTCTTCTTCCTCGACGACGCTGACCGGGAGTTGGTGGTGACCCGTCGTGGCGCTCACAACCGGTTGGGGTTCGCGTCGCAGTTGGTGACGGTCCGGTTCCTGGGGGCGTTCCTGTCGGATCCGTTGGATGTGCCGCTGGTGGTGCTGGACTACGTCGCAGCGCAGGTCGGTGTGGGTGACCCGTCGTGTGTGAAGCGGTACACGGAGCGGGAGAAGACCCGGCTGGAGCATCAGTGGGAGATCGCGCAGGTGGACGGCTTTGTGTCGTTCGCCTCGGCGCAGGAGTCGCTGGTGCAGTGGCTGGATCGGCGGTCGTGGACGACGGGCGACGGCCCGAAGGCGTTGTTCTTCGCGGCGGTGGCCTGGCTGCGTGAGCGGAAGGTGCTGCTGCCGGCGGTGACGCCGCTTATGAGGTTGGTGGCCGAGGTCCGGCAGGCGGCGGAGACGCGGTTGTTCGACCAACTGGCGGGGGCGGTGTCGGCTGAGCAGGCAAGGCTGTTGGAGTCGGTGTTGCAGGTGCCGGAGGGTCAGCGGCGCTCGCAGTTGGACCTGTGGCGCCGTGGTGAGCGGTCCACGACGGGCCGGGGCATGGTGGCGGCGTTGACGCGGGTGTCGTCGATCGCCGGGTTGGGGATGCGCCGTGTGGATGTGGCGGTGGTGCCGACCCGGCGGGTGATTGAGTTGGCCCGGCGGCGAAGGCACCGAAGCTGGCCCGGCATCCGTACCGGCGCAGGTTGGCGACGTTGTTGGCGACGGTGCGGTGGCTTGAGGTGA
- a CDS encoding Tn3 family transposase, producing the protein MTATDDALELFDVFMSNELIGRASKAANKEKLRRQPGYARHAADARANPKYFARRRGVTWLNMVSDQAIGLAGKVLSGTPRDTLNVVDLVYNPDGGPGPEVLITDAGSYSDVVFGIVTLLGFDYRPVLADLPDTKLWRVDARADYGVLDKTARGRVDLDKIRRHWPDVLRVIASVHTREISAHDVIRVLQHDGRLTDLGEAVAHYGRIFKTLHVLTFADDPDYRRHLKGMRNLQEGRHSVGRHVLHGRKGELHQAYHAGMEDQLGALGLVLNCITLWNTLYLNHALDALRSQEYPVLEADAVRLSAYQYKHINVHGHYSFALPDLDGARRPLRDPDAFEE; encoded by the coding sequence GTGACGGCCACCGACGACGCGTTGGAGTTGTTCGACGTGTTCATGTCGAACGAGTTGATCGGGCGGGCGTCGAAGGCAGCGAACAAGGAGAAGCTGCGTCGGCAGCCGGGGTACGCGCGGCACGCCGCGGACGCTCGGGCGAACCCGAAGTACTTCGCCCGCAGGCGGGGCGTGACCTGGCTGAACATGGTCTCGGATCAGGCGATCGGGTTGGCCGGCAAGGTGCTGTCCGGCACCCCGCGCGACACCCTGAACGTCGTCGACCTGGTCTACAACCCCGACGGCGGCCCGGGGCCGGAGGTGCTGATCACCGACGCCGGGTCGTACTCCGACGTGGTCTTCGGGATCGTCACCTTGCTGGGCTTCGACTACCGGCCGGTGCTCGCGGACCTACCGGATACGAAACTGTGGCGCGTCGATGCCCGCGCCGACTACGGCGTGCTGGACAAGACAGCGCGGGGCCGGGTCGACCTGGACAAGATCCGCCGGCACTGGCCGGACGTGTTGCGGGTGATCGCGTCGGTGCACACCCGGGAGATCTCCGCGCACGACGTGATCAGGGTGTTGCAGCACGACGGACGGCTCACCGACCTCGGCGAGGCGGTCGCGCACTACGGCCGGATCTTCAAGACCCTGCATGTGCTGACGTTCGCCGACGACCCGGACTACCGCCGGCACCTCAAGGGAATGCGCAACCTTCAGGAGGGCCGCCACAGCGTCGGCCGGCACGTCCTCCACGGCCGCAAGGGCGAGCTACACCAGGCGTACCACGCCGGGATGGAGGACCAGCTCGGCGCGCTCGGCCTGGTCCTGAACTGCATCACCCTGTGGAACACCCTCTACTTGAACCACGCCCTGGACGCGCTACGCAGCCAGGAGTACCCGGTGCTGGAGGCCGACGCCGTCCGCCTCTCGGCGTACCAGTACAAACACATCAACGTGCACGGCCACTACTCGTTCGCCCTGCCCGACCTGGACGGCGCCCGCCGGCCGCTGCGCGACCCCGACGCCTTCGAGGAGTAG
- a CDS encoding peptidase inhibitor family I36 protein: protein MRRSLYSVGAGVVMSLALAAPAAAAPVQPFTETTACDSGRVCMWEDPFKAGNRYVHSTQTTFEIPGWDGDNEISSVWNRTGQKLTIFDNDGYTGTRICLNAGEYVAELGPERAFDNEAESYKLANNCL from the coding sequence GTGAGACGATCACTCTATTCTGTTGGTGCTGGTGTGGTGATGTCCCTGGCGTTGGCCGCTCCCGCCGCAGCGGCTCCGGTGCAGCCGTTCACCGAGACCACCGCCTGCGACAGCGGTCGTGTGTGCATGTGGGAGGACCCGTTCAAGGCTGGTAACCGGTACGTGCACTCCACGCAGACGACGTTCGAGATCCCCGGATGGGACGGCGACAACGAGATCAGTTCGGTCTGGAACCGCACTGGTCAGAAGCTGACGATTTTCGACAACGACGGTTACACCGGCACGCGAATCTGCCTGAACGCTGGCGAATATGTCGCGGAGTTGGGGCCGGAGCGCGCCTTCGACAATGAGGCGGAGAGTTACAAGCTCGCCAACAACTGTCTCTGA